A genomic window from Gambusia affinis linkage group LG16, SWU_Gaff_1.0, whole genome shotgun sequence includes:
- the ppp2r5ca gene encoding serine/threonine-protein phosphatase 2A 56 kDa regulatory subunit gamma isoform isoform X4 has product MLTCNKSGDRMVVDAPNSNGPFQPVALMHFRDVAPAEQEKLFIQKLRQCCVLFDFLSDPLSDLKWKEVKRAALSEMVEYITHNRNVITEPIYPEVVHMFAVNMFRTLPPSSNPTGAEFDPEEDEPTLEAAWPHLQLVYEFFLRFLESPDFQPNIAKKYIDQKFVMQLLELFDSEDPRERDFLKTTLHRIYGKFLGLRAYIRKQINNIFYRFIYETEHHNGIAELLEILGSIINGFALPLKEEHKIFLLKVLLPLHKVKSLSVYHPQLAYCVVQFLEKDSTLTEPVVMALLKYWPKTHSPKEVMFLNELEEILDVIEPSEFVKVQEPLFRQLAKCVSSPHFQVAERALYYWNNEYIMSLISDNAAKILPIMFPSLYRNSKTHWNKTIHGLIYNALKLFMEMNQKLFDDCTQQFRAEKNKEKAKSKEREEAWIKIENLAKSNPQFCLYLDSYDIISPVAMETDLPFIEDVQRLKKAVEEGATQPQLQGEQRKERPMVRRKSELPQDIYTTKALESHRRAEEMLTTHDGL; this is encoded by the exons ACGTGGCTCCAGCAGAACAGGAGAAGCTGTTCATCCAGAAGCTGCGGCAGTGCTGCGTTCTCTTCGACTTCCTCTCTGACCCCCTGAGTGACCTGAAATGGAAGGAGGTGAAGCGGGCGGCCCTGAGCGAGATGGTGGAGTACATCACCCACAACAGGAACGTCATCACGGAGCCCATCTACCCGGAGGTGGTGCACATG TTTGCTGTGAATATGTTCAGAACGTTGCCTCCGTCGTCCAACCCAACCGGAGCGGAGTTTGATCCCGAGGAGGACGAGCCGACGCTGGAAGCGGCGTGGCCCCACCTGCAG CTTGTCTATGAATTTTTTCTTAGGTTTTTAGAATCTCCCGACTTCCAGCCCAACATAGCGAAGAAATACATTGATCAGAAATTTGTTATGCAG CTCTTGGAGCTGTTTGACAGCGAGGATCCCAGAGAGAGAGACTTCCTGAAAACAACCCTCCACCGGATCTACGGGAAGTTTCTGGGCTTGAGGGCGTACATCAGAAAACAGATCAATAACATTTTCTATAG GTTTATCTATGAAACGGAGCATCATAACGGGATAGCTGAACTACTGGAAATACTTGGAAG cATAATCAATGGATTTGCCTTACCACTGAAAGAGGAGCACAAGATTTTCCTGTTGAAGGTTTTATTGCCTCTGCACAAAGTCAAATCACTCAGTGTCTACCATCCTCAG CTGGCCTACTGTGTGGTGCAGTTTTTGGAAAAGGACAGCACACTAACTGAGCCG GTAGTAATGGCTCTACTAAAGTACTGGCCAAAGACTCACAGCCCAAAGGAGGTGATGTTTCTCAATGAGCTGGAGGAAATCCTGGACGTCATCGAGCCCTCGGAGTTCGTTAAAGTCCAGGAGCCACTTTTCCGGCAGCTGGCCAAGTGTGTATCCAGCCCACACTTCCAG GTGGCGGAGCGGGCCCTGTACTACTGGAACAACGAGTACATCATGAGTCTGATCAGCGACAACGCAGCAAAGATTCTGCCCATCATGTTTCCGTCTCTCTACCGAAACTCAAAGACGCACTGGAACAA GACCATCCACGGCCTGATCTACAACGCTCTGAAGCTTTTCATGGAGATGAACCAGAAACTGTTTGACGACTGCACTCAGCAGTTCAGGGCAGAGAAAAATAA AGAAAAGGCAAAATCAAAAGAACGAGAAGAAGCCTGGATCAAGATTGAGAATCTGGCCAAGTCAAATCCGCAG TTCTGTTTGTATCTTGATTCCTATGACATCATAAGTcccgttgctatggaaacggaTCTCCCTTTCATAGAAGATGTACAGAGGTTAAAAAAGGCAGTTGAGGAGGGCGCAACTCAG CCTCAGTTGCAGGGGGAGCAGCGAAAAGAGCGACCCATGGTGAGACGCAAATCTGAGTTGCCTCAGGATATCTACACCACAAAAGCCTTGGAGTCCCACCGCAGAGCTGAAGAAATGTTGACCACCCACGACGGGCTCTAG
- the ppp2r5ca gene encoding serine/threonine-protein phosphatase 2A 56 kDa regulatory subunit gamma isoform isoform X6, producing the protein MLTCNKSGDRMVVDAPNSNGPFQPVALMHFRDVAPAEQEKLFIQKLRQCCVLFDFLSDPLSDLKWKEVKRAALSEMVEYITHNRNVITEPIYPEVVHMFAVNMFRTLPPSSNPTGAEFDPEEDEPTLEAAWPHLQLVYEFFLRFLESPDFQPNIAKKYIDQKFVMQLLELFDSEDPRERDFLKTTLHRIYGKFLGLRAYIRKQINNIFYRFIYETEHHNGIAELLEILGSIINGFALPLKEEHKIFLLKVLLPLHKVKSLSVYHPQLAYCVVQFLEKDSTLTEPVVMALLKYWPKTHSPKEVMFLNELEEILDVIEPSEFVKVQEPLFRQLAKCVSSPHFQVAERALYYWNNEYIMSLISDNAAKILPIMFPSLYRNSKTHWNKTIHGLIYNALKLFMEMNQKLFDDCTQQFRAEKNKEKAKSKEREEAWIKIENLAKSNPQPQLQGEQRKERPMVRRKSELPQDIYTTKALESHRRAEEMLTTHDGL; encoded by the exons ACGTGGCTCCAGCAGAACAGGAGAAGCTGTTCATCCAGAAGCTGCGGCAGTGCTGCGTTCTCTTCGACTTCCTCTCTGACCCCCTGAGTGACCTGAAATGGAAGGAGGTGAAGCGGGCGGCCCTGAGCGAGATGGTGGAGTACATCACCCACAACAGGAACGTCATCACGGAGCCCATCTACCCGGAGGTGGTGCACATG TTTGCTGTGAATATGTTCAGAACGTTGCCTCCGTCGTCCAACCCAACCGGAGCGGAGTTTGATCCCGAGGAGGACGAGCCGACGCTGGAAGCGGCGTGGCCCCACCTGCAG CTTGTCTATGAATTTTTTCTTAGGTTTTTAGAATCTCCCGACTTCCAGCCCAACATAGCGAAGAAATACATTGATCAGAAATTTGTTATGCAG CTCTTGGAGCTGTTTGACAGCGAGGATCCCAGAGAGAGAGACTTCCTGAAAACAACCCTCCACCGGATCTACGGGAAGTTTCTGGGCTTGAGGGCGTACATCAGAAAACAGATCAATAACATTTTCTATAG GTTTATCTATGAAACGGAGCATCATAACGGGATAGCTGAACTACTGGAAATACTTGGAAG cATAATCAATGGATTTGCCTTACCACTGAAAGAGGAGCACAAGATTTTCCTGTTGAAGGTTTTATTGCCTCTGCACAAAGTCAAATCACTCAGTGTCTACCATCCTCAG CTGGCCTACTGTGTGGTGCAGTTTTTGGAAAAGGACAGCACACTAACTGAGCCG GTAGTAATGGCTCTACTAAAGTACTGGCCAAAGACTCACAGCCCAAAGGAGGTGATGTTTCTCAATGAGCTGGAGGAAATCCTGGACGTCATCGAGCCCTCGGAGTTCGTTAAAGTCCAGGAGCCACTTTTCCGGCAGCTGGCCAAGTGTGTATCCAGCCCACACTTCCAG GTGGCGGAGCGGGCCCTGTACTACTGGAACAACGAGTACATCATGAGTCTGATCAGCGACAACGCAGCAAAGATTCTGCCCATCATGTTTCCGTCTCTCTACCGAAACTCAAAGACGCACTGGAACAA GACCATCCACGGCCTGATCTACAACGCTCTGAAGCTTTTCATGGAGATGAACCAGAAACTGTTTGACGACTGCACTCAGCAGTTCAGGGCAGAGAAAAATAA AGAAAAGGCAAAATCAAAAGAACGAGAAGAAGCCTGGATCAAGATTGAGAATCTGGCCAAGTCAAATCCGCAG CCTCAGTTGCAGGGGGAGCAGCGAAAAGAGCGACCCATGGTGAGACGCAAATCTGAGTTGCCTCAGGATATCTACACCACAAAAGCCTTGGAGTCCCACCGCAGAGCTGAAGAAATGTTGACCACCCACGACGGGCTCTAG